AAGCGGGAGGGCGGATTCAAGACAGTAGCCGTTTTGAATCCGGACGATGAAACCGGAAGGGACGGTATGCACGCCGCCCAATTTGTAGCCAAAGTTGCTCACGTCACCATAGTGGCCGAAGAATTTTTTCAGCGGGGAACCAAGGATTTTTCCGCTGTTCTGACCAGGGTGATTGCCAAGAAACCCGATCTGATTGACACAGGGTATACCGATCCCACCAGTCAGGCCCTTATATTAAAGCAGGCCCGGGAGCTGGGTTATAAGGGCAAGATCCACCTGGCCTGGGGGCCGAATCCCAAACAGGTTCTGGAGATAGCCGGTCCTCTGGCTGAAGGGGTCTTTTTGGGGACAACGGTTCCTGAACCCCAAACAGACTTACAGAAAGATCTCTATAAAAGATTCCTAAAACAATATCCGGCAAATGAATGGAATCCCAATTATTACAGCAACTATGGGTTATTGTTCGGGTTGACCAAGGCTATTGAAAAGGCCCAGAGCTTAGATCCGAATAAGGTGGCCGGTGCGCTGGAGAACCTGACCTGGGAGGGTTCTTTCGGACCCAACAGCTTTGGCGGCATGAAACTCTATGGGATCAAACGTCAGATCCTCTTTCCGGCGAATCTCTGTGAGATCAAGCAAGGAAAATTGATCTGGCTCATGGCGGCCCCGCTGGCCAAAGGAATTCTGGATTAATCCGGGATATGGATGCAGATCAGGGGCGGGTTTGAAACCCGCCCCTATCAAGAATCTTGCATGCCCACGTCCCGCTTCTCCGCTTCACCCACCCAAGCCTTATCGAAAACTATCAGGAAAACCCTGGCTGTCAGGAGGACTATGATGGATCTGGAAGAATTAAAAAAGGAGTTCGGAAAAGACGGACCCAGTGTGGTTAACCAACTTTATGAATGGGCCGTCAAAAAAGGGGACCAGAAATTTCTCTATTACGGCGAAGAAAAAAACCATCTGACCTATCGGGAATTTAATGCCTTAACCAATAAAATAGGGCATTCCCTTAAGGCCTTGGGAGTTCACCAGGGGGACCGGATTTCGTTATATTTATTCAATCCCTTGATCACCGTCCTTTCGATGTTCGGCATCTGGAAGGTCGGGGCCGTCTTCAGTCCCATTAATTTTAATTACAAGGGCCGGCTGCTTTCCTATCAGATAAATGATACGGCGCCGAAAATACTGATTACCGAACAATCCCTGCTTCCTTTTTTAAATGACGTTCAAGCGGATCTGCCGGCCTTAAAGGTTATCGTCAGAAAGCCCAATCGGGATGAACACGATTTTAATCCTGATCTTTCGAGTCTGGAGTTGGATAAGAAGTTTGGATCCTATGAATTTGAAAATCTGTTGAACGGCGATCCTTCCGATCTGGATACGGAGATCAATTATTGGGACACGGCCAATATCATCTATACCTCCGGCACCACGGGACCGGCCAAGGGGGTGGTCCAGTCCCATCGCTGGATGGCCCAGTACACCTTCAACCTCCGAAGATTTACCCATGAAGAGGATGTGATCTATAACGACCTGCCCATGTACCATGTGGGCGGAGCTATCAGCAATTTTGTGCGGGTGGCCTGGAGAGGGGCCAATATAGCCCTGTGGGACAAATTCAGCCCCAAGGATTTCTGGAAACGGATCGAAGAAAGCGGGGCGAATCATGCTACTTTATTGGATGTCATGATCCCCTGGCTGATGAATGCCCCGGAAACGACGCAAGACCGCTATAATACCCTGAAAAGGGTCCATATGCAGCCCCTGCCCCAGTACCATCATAAGGTGGCTAAGCGGTTCGGGATCGATTTTGTCTCCGGGGGATACGGCCAGACCGAAGCGGGAAACGGTTTTGTCGGCCTTATTGACGAGTTGGAAGAAGGCGAGGGTACGCCTCCGGAATTGCACAAAGGCTTTACCGGCGAAGAGATTAGAGAGTTTTGCCGGAGATGGGGCTACCCGATGTTGAAGGGAACGGATAAAATCAAAAAAGGATTTATGGGCCGCTCGGTGGTCCTGGAGCCGGCCGTTCTAAATGAGCATGATGAAGTATTAGGGCCGGGCCAATATGGACAATTGGCCTTCAGAAGCAAGGTGCCTTATTCCATGTTGGACGGTTATTTCAATAAACCCGAAGCTACCGTGGAGGTTTTCCGGAATCAGTGGTTTCATACCGGAGATGCCTGCTATAAAGATGAAAATAATATTTATTACTTTGTGGACCGCATGGGCGGTTTTATCAGGGCCAGGGGTGAAAACATCTCTTCTTATCAAATCGAAGACTTCATCAACAGCCATCCGGAAGTAGAAGTGTGCGCCGCCTTTCCCGTCCCGGCGGCCGAAGGGGAGGAAGATGACATCGTCGTCTATGTCACCAGGGCGCAAAAGTCGGGACTGGAGGAAGAGGCTCTCCGAAAATGGCTGGCCGTTGAAATGCCCAAATTCATGTGGCCCAGGCATATCCGGTTTATTGATGACCTGCCCAGAACGCCGACCAATAAGGTGGAAAAATACAAGTTGAAAAAGATGATTCTTGAGGAATTGAAAAGATAAGCCTTGAATTGTTCACCGCAAAGTCGCAAAGCACGCAGAGAGAATCATTATTGTGCAATCCCCTGAGAGGCGGGATGGCACAAAAAATCTGGCCTGCGGCTAATAAATTCTCGAGTATAACGAAAGCTTTTCCCTTTCTGTCCTCTCAACAGAAAGGGAAAATGTTCCCTCTTTGCGTCCTCAGCGTCTCGGCGGTGAAACAGCTTTTTAAAAGTTAATTGATAATAGAAAGGATGAACAGTGGAACGGATCTGGATGAAAAGCTGGCCGGCCGGTATTTCAAAAAACCTGGAATACCGTCTCGGTGAAAAACCCCTTCATGAATACCTGCAACAGAATGGCAGGGATTTTCCGGATAAGGCGGCCTATATCTTTTACGGCCGGGAAATCACCTGGAAGGAATTGGCCGATTACACCAGGCGTTTTGCCAATTACCTGACCGGGATGGGGATCACCAAAGGGGACCGGGTAGCCCTTTTCATGCAAAACTCTCCCCAGTACATCATAGCCCATTACGGGACCCAGATGATAGGGGCCGTTGTCACCCCCTGCAGCGCCATGTTCAAGGAGTGGGAGCTGGAATATGAGATCCAGGATGCCGGAGCCGGGGTCCTGGTGACCACCGATGATCTTTATCCAGTGGTCGAAAAGATCCGGGATAAGCTCGATCTGGAAGCGGTGGTGGTGACCAATTACGGGGACATGCTTCCGCCGGAGCCGACCCTGCCTTTGCCCGATGAACTGCGGAAGGAGAAAAAAGTCTATCTTAACACACAGGATTTTATAGCCCTTTTGGCCGATCATCCTGCGGAGGTCCCGGAGGTGGCCATTGATATCTGGAACGATGTGTCCATGATGGTTTATACTTCCGGGACCACCGGCCGGCCCAAGGGGGCCATGCTGACTTACGGCAATGCCTTATTCAAGATCGCCCAAAGTTCTCAATTCACCCGGTCCCTGGCGGATGATATTTCCCTGGCGGTAATGCCCGTCTTTCATATCGCCGGGAATGTGCAGGGGCTCGGCATGCCGGTCTATGGCGGCGCAACGACCGTCCTTTTGACCCGGTTCGATCCGGAAACAGTGGTCAGGGCTTTTGAAAGATATCACTGTACGAACTGGTATGCCATCACCCCCATGCTGCTGGCCATTATGAAGGTCCCCAGGGCCGGGCAGATCGATTGGAGCGCACTCCGCTACACCTCCTGCACCAGTTTCGGCGTGCCTTTGACTGAAGACGTCGCTGGCCTGTGGCGGGAATTTACCAAAGGGTCGCCGGTGTGGGAGGCCGGGTACGGATTGAGTGAGACCCATACCTGTGATTGCGCCAT
The genomic region above belongs to Deltaproteobacteria bacterium and contains:
- a CDS encoding ABC transporter substrate-binding protein, whose translation is MMKKWVSAVMVGLVVVAWGLAGGITPAWADKEINFGFLNALTGPAAPWGIPQDRCLRIAADRINEEGGIKIKGETYKWKIFSYDHKYVPGEAVKALNKAIFSDKVQFVNVLGGSCLLACMPLLKTNNILSMNSAVGGKNTTNPDNPMVFRHNPILETAYSAVWPFLQKREGGFKTVAVLNPDDETGRDGMHAAQFVAKVAHVTIVAEEFFQRGTKDFSAVLTRVIAKKPDLIDTGYTDPTSQALILKQARELGYKGKIHLAWGPNPKQVLEIAGPLAEGVFLGTTVPEPQTDLQKDLYKRFLKQYPANEWNPNYYSNYGLLFGLTKAIEKAQSLDPNKVAGALENLTWEGSFGPNSFGGMKLYGIKRQILFPANLCEIKQGKLIWLMAAPLAKGILD
- a CDS encoding AMP-binding protein; translation: MMDLEELKKEFGKDGPSVVNQLYEWAVKKGDQKFLYYGEEKNHLTYREFNALTNKIGHSLKALGVHQGDRISLYLFNPLITVLSMFGIWKVGAVFSPINFNYKGRLLSYQINDTAPKILITEQSLLPFLNDVQADLPALKVIVRKPNRDEHDFNPDLSSLELDKKFGSYEFENLLNGDPSDLDTEINYWDTANIIYTSGTTGPAKGVVQSHRWMAQYTFNLRRFTHEEDVIYNDLPMYHVGGAISNFVRVAWRGANIALWDKFSPKDFWKRIEESGANHATLLDVMIPWLMNAPETTQDRYNTLKRVHMQPLPQYHHKVAKRFGIDFVSGGYGQTEAGNGFVGLIDELEEGEGTPPELHKGFTGEEIREFCRRWGYPMLKGTDKIKKGFMGRSVVLEPAVLNEHDEVLGPGQYGQLAFRSKVPYSMLDGYFNKPEATVEVFRNQWFHTGDACYKDENNIYYFVDRMGGFIRARGENISSYQIEDFINSHPEVEVCAAFPVPAAEGEEDDIVVYVTRAQKSGLEEEALRKWLAVEMPKFMWPRHIRFIDDLPRTPTNKVEKYKLKKMILEELKR
- a CDS encoding AMP-binding protein; its protein translation is MKSWPAGISKNLEYRLGEKPLHEYLQQNGRDFPDKAAYIFYGREITWKELADYTRRFANYLTGMGITKGDRVALFMQNSPQYIIAHYGTQMIGAVVTPCSAMFKEWELEYEIQDAGAGVLVTTDDLYPVVEKIRDKLDLEAVVVTNYGDMLPPEPTLPLPDELRKEKKVYLNTQDFIALLADHPAEVPEVAIDIWNDVSMMVYTSGTTGRPKGAMLTYGNALFKIAQSSQFTRSLADDISLAVMPVFHIAGNVQGLGMPVYGGATTVLLTRFDPETVVRAFERYHCTNWYAITPMLLAIMKVPRAGQIDWSALRYTSCTSFGVPLTEDVAGLWREFTKGSPVWEAGYGLSETHTCDCAMPYDKVKFGPTGIPLFDTDLRIMDPETGKELSVNEPGEIVIRNPGVFKGYWNKPEATQATLRDGWLSTGDIGRIDDDGYLYFMGRIKEMIKCSGYSVFPEDVEVLLLHHPAVAQVGVIGVPDPARGESVKAFIVLKPEYRGKITEAEMIAWSKEKMASYKYPRVVEFRESLPVTGAGKILRRLIK